Below is a genomic region from Rubidibacter lacunae KORDI 51-2.
CTTGATCAATCCGGCAATGCCGGCAGCCGCCTCCAGATGTCCGATATTGGTCTTGACCGAACCAATAAAATGCGGTCTGGCATTGGTTTGACCGTTGCCGAAGACGTCTCCCAATGCCCGGATTTCTATCGGGTCTCCCACCGGTGTCCCGGTTCCATGGGCCTCGATGTAGCGAACGCTGCCCGGATCGATGCTAGCCTTCCGGTAAACCTGCCGCAGCATGTCCGCCTGGGCGTCGGCAGAAGGTGTAGTCAAGCTCGGGGTACGCCCATCCTGATTCACCGCTGTGCCTTTGATGACAGCATAGATACGGTCTCGATCCCTCAACGCATCGTCCAAGCGCTTGAGAACCACAACCCCAGCTCCTTCGCCGCGGGCAAACCCATCGGCACTTGCGTCGAAGGTCTTGCAGCGGCCATCCTGAGCAAGCATTGTCGCGCGGCTAAAGCCAATGGTTGGCTCCGGCTTGAGGAGAGCGTTGACCCCTCCGACCAGGGCCATGCTGCATTCGCCGGCATGGATGCTCTGACAGGCAAGATTCACTGCTGTCAAAGATGATGAACACGCCGTGTCGACTGCAAGGCTCGGTCCCTTGAAGTCGAAACAATAAGATATGCGGTTGGCGGCAATGCACAGGACTTGACCGGTATTGGTGTGAGCCCCGATATGTTCGCGGCTATTATTACTGCTTTGAATTTGCCCGTAGTCACCTGAAGCAATGCCCACGAAAACACCGACATCCCGGCCGCGGAGGGACTGCAATGTCAAACCACCGTCCTCAAGGGCATCAAAGGATGTCTCCAGCAGCATGCGCTGCTGTGGATCCATGACCGCGGCTTCACGCGCCGAGATCCCGAAGAAGCAGGCGTCGAATTTGGTAATCCCGTCAATAAATCCACCGCGAAGCGAACCAACAGTGCCCGGTTCGTTCATCGCATCGGGGCTGAACAGAAGGTCGTTATTCCACCGGTCGGCCGGGACGGGCACTGTCGCATCGACTCCAGCGGTCAGAAGCTGCCAAAAACTCGCCGCCGAATTGGCATTTCCCGGGAACCGGCAGCCGATACCGACGATAGCGACAGGTGCATGGGGTGGATGTACGTCGGTATGGGCGACACGGGCTACTGCATTGTCATCGAGCATAACCGGCTGCTCCAGAACGAGAACTTCGGACGCGATATGTCGCATGAAAAAAATCGCGACGAACCTCAACTTAGTGCCAGGTAGTAAAAAACCAACCAAGTGCTTTGTAAAATGTACAATTTGGCAATGTATTTTTACGGTGGCGATGTTGCAACCCTCTCAATGGATACGTGAGTTCAACGTAAGGATTCAGGTGCAGGGGTTGACAGAGGGTTAGCTCTGGTCACACGAGGGAATGAGGGATAGCTCCTGCGACCGCCCTCTCGCCGCCAGGGCTGCCGCCTCTACCAAAAATTCCATCGCCGAACGTCCCTGAGCTCGACAGGTTTGGATGACACTCAGCAAGTCTGCCGTCCCCTCAAATCCCGACCACGAGGGTGACTCGCCGCTGACCATGCGTTTCGTCACCGCCAGTCGCAGCGATCGCTCGCGTGCGACAAGTGGCCAACCCTGCCGATGCACGTCCCTACTCCGACTCAAACGCCCGGCATTTTTTCATTCCAGGATCGCGGCGGAGCAGATCCACGACGCAACTTAAGTGTCGTCGTTCTCTTTGCGGAGCGTGTCTGCAACCAGTTCGACTGTTGTATCCAAGCTCGCACCCGGCTCGAGAGATAGCAAGTGCTCGCCCGTAATCAGGGCATTGCGAGGCGCGCTCCACGGTTCCAGGCAAATAAATGGTTTGTCTTGGAGCATCCAGAACACCAACGTCGAGCACTCCTCGGAGTATCGCACCGTTAGCTTGATGCCCCGCGCTCGATCCTCAAAAGAGGCTTCCCGGCGAGCGAGGGGGGTCAGTGTTGCATCGACTTCGTTGCGCGTGAAATCGAAGCTGTTGTTGAACGGACCGCCGACGTTGTTGGCGCGATCGAAATAGCGCGCGGCAGGAATATCAAATGCGAGCTGCTGTTTGTCGCCAACTTGGAAATACGGATGCAGTCCCAAAGAAAAGGGCATCGGCGAAGCCGAGTAATTGCTATAGCGCTGTTGGAGCGTCAGCGTTTTGCCGCGCAATTGATAGGCAAACGTCACCTGAAAATCGAACGGATACTGCTCGCGCGTGCGCTCGTTGCTCTTGAGGACGAGGGTCAGACCGGCGTGACCGTCCGTCACGCGATCGCTCACGCTCCAGGGCAAATCACGAGCGAAGCCGTGGCGAGGCAGTTGGTAAGATTTGCCTTCGAGGGTGTAGGTGTCGTCTGGCAAATCACCGCAGATCGGGAACAGGATCGGGATGCCGCCGCGCACGCTT
It encodes:
- a CDS encoding type I polyketide synthase, translating into MRHIASEVLVLEQPVMLDDNAVARVAHTDVHPPHAPVAIVGIGCRFPGNANSAASFWQLLTAGVDATVPVPADRWNNDLLFSPDAMNEPGTVGSLRGGFIDGITKFDACFFGISAREAAVMDPQQRMLLETSFDALEDGGLTLQSLRGRDVGVFVGIASGDYGQIQSSNNSREHIGAHTNTGQVLCIAANRISYCFDFKGPSLAVDTACSSSLTAVNLACQSIHAGECSMALVGGVNALLKPEPTIGFSRATMLAQDGRCKTFDASADGFARGEGAGVVVLKRLDDALRDRDRIYAVIKGTAVNQDGRTPSLTTPSADAQADMLRQVYRKASIDPGSVRYIEAHGTGTPVGDPIEIRALGDVFGNGQTNARPHFIGSVKTNIGHLEAAAGIAGLIKATLAVHHGVVPPNRNFDTENPELGLSGHHFVVPVETIAWPDDGCPRRAGVNSFGFGGTNAHAIVEEAPTSAAGKESDVCAETATAEDKEPAAYLLPISARSDEALKELALRHLSVLQGGEPALDLNGYCRAAARRRTHHHCRLVVLGQNRDELVAKLEDYRRGLEPKGLLLGKANVLDRPEDSPVFVFSGMGPQWWAMGRQLLQVEPLFRHWIERCDAAFAEFADWSLLQELTRDEASSRMAETQISQPANFALQVALGELWRAWGLQPAAIVGHSAGEAAAAYMSGMLGLEEAARAIFHRARLQHQVSGKGKMIAAALELEDARAAIACHDGKVSLAAINGASSVTLSGDAELIVALSEQ
- a CDS encoding aldose epimerase family protein, with the translated sequence MTFAIAVKQDPYQTYILSDDSAQSRVEVVPERGGIVTRWRIQGQDLLYLDTERFADPTKSVRGGIPILFPICGDLPDDTYTLEGKSYQLPRHGFARDLPWSVSDRVTDGHAGLTLVLKSNERTREQYPFDFQVTFAYQLRGKTLTLQQRYSNYSASPMPFSLGLHPYFQVGDKQQLAFDIPAARYFDRANNVGGPFNNSFDFTRNEVDATLTPLARREASFEDRARGIKLTVRYSEECSTLVFWMLQDKPFICLEPWSAPRNALITGEHLLSLEPGASLDTTVELVADTLRKENDDT